DNA sequence from the Sulfurimonas sp. HSL3-7 genome:
TTGCTTCGACCAGTGTCATATCAAGCTCGGGAAAATATTGGATTGGCGTGATCAGGGTTTCAGAATATTTGCCTTCGGGATGGACACGGACAACCATGCGCACGATCGCGCTCTCATCTTCTCTGCGAAGCAGGGGTTCTTTGATGTCCATAATCTCTTTGACTTCACCATGGACCAGTGCCAGATATCGTTTCTGCATTTTACGCTCTTCAAACATCATCTTGAGTGTGCGTTCGCTCTTTTTATTGTTAGCACTTAACACAAGCCCGCTCGTCTCCTGGTCTATGCGGTGAGTAATGTTTGCATCCCTGCCGAAGTGGTGTTTGATCTCATCGATGAGCGAGTAGGGCGTATGACGGTTTTGCGGATGAATTAAAACACCGGACGGTTTGTCAAAAAGAGCGAAATCGTTAGTAACAAAGATGGGTACCAATCCTCTTGTCTGAGGCTCGAAATCTATCAGCTCAACTTTTCCCTCGAGCTGGAAAGAGTCTTTCATCACATATTCGCCGTTACAAAGGAGACGTCCTTTTGAAATCATACGCTGTGCAACTTTATGTGTCATGCCTAATTCACGGATGAGAAAAAGAAAAGCCGGCGTCTTCTTTTCAACACTGAATTGCTTGATGATAAATGGCATTTTTAAACCCTTTATTAGTCTATTTCCTGTACTATTTATAGATAAAATGTGGATGAAATCTCTGGATAAAAAACTGTAAAAAGATGGTCTTTTATCCAGAGATTTTCGTACGAATTATACCTTAGTCGAATTGATTCTAAGCGGTTGGTACGTATTCATCACTCAACAACACAAAGGT
Encoded proteins:
- a CDS encoding RluA family pseudouridine synthase — protein: MPFIIKQFSVEKKTPAFLFLIRELGMTHKVAQRMISKGRLLCNGEYVMKDSFQLEGKVELIDFEPQTRGLVPIFVTNDFALFDKPSGVLIHPQNRHTPYSLIDEIKHHFGRDANITHRIDQETSGLVLSANNKKSERTLKMMFEERKMQKRYLALVHGEVKEIMDIKEPLLRREDESAIVRMVVRVHPEGKYSETLITPIQYFPELDMTLVEAKPLTGRQHQIRVHLFHVKHPIVGDPIYGQSESDIVRFLDRDIDSSERIKLGGAKRLLLHASQLEFSYGGNDYVVKSKTDFLKECYEAMTT